The Malus sylvestris chromosome 3, drMalSylv7.2, whole genome shotgun sequence genomic sequence TAAGGCTCAAAACTTACATGTTCTACCAAAGATATACTATCTACTTAAAAGGCCACAAGATACTTGTAAGTTAAATCTCACATACACGTTGCATAGAAGATTACAGAATACCCTTAGTAAAGCAACAATAAGAGCAACTATTCACCAGATGGTCTTTACTATAAAAGTCTCAAATAGGTAATCATCGTTATAAGTTAAAGTAACTTACTTTGTGAACTTGATGCCAACCATGAAGTCATCCTTGCTATTTCCTCCAAAAAGTACTTGAAAATCACTAGGCTTTGAAGACTTGTGAGGTTTTAGAATTTCCAGGCCAGGTGGTGTTATTTCTTTCTCATCCTCATGGTCATCAGTTCCGAACTCTCTAGAAAATCTATCCATGTGCTCCACATTAACCTGAGAAAGAGAACATATGGTATTAAGAATAAGGTAAATCTGCCTACTACTCACGTCATTTCCTTTAATTAAGAATAAGGTAagccccacttagtgggataaggcttttgtTGTTGTACACCCAGCAATTTCCCAAACTCATTCATGGACTTGAATTTGAAACTGGTTCTCTGCCCACAATCTTTGGGAGTTTCCTATAGCAAATAGTAGGCAGCTACCTCTAGGAATTGGACCCCAGACCACGTGGGAGCAAACCACGGACTTGACGGTTCGACTAAACCCTCATTAATTGATAGATAAATGTGATTATGAGAATGCAAGTAAAACTCAGAAATATTGAAGTAGACATATTCATACAATGATTCTGGCAGAACTTTAGCATAAAGTTTGGAATCTTCTTCAGCAACTAATATACGGTGTACAAAGTTTACCAAGATGAATGCTTGATAATTGAGCTTTCAAGCAACAGAATGTAACAATGTAGCTTCAACTAAGAACAATCTCAACAACCCTAAACACATCAACATCTAAGGAATTAAAGAAGTATGCCCTTGGAAGTCATGTGTCATCAGATAATAACAGACTAATAATTGTATCCTTTGCATTCTTCTACACAATCAAGGATCTGTTTAAATGTGTCTGTGGGTAGAGGAACTGCATATGAGATATGTCGGACAATACACATCCATGTAGAATGATACATTGGCTCCGTGTATACTCAAGGGGACAACCACCCTCAAAACACAGTGAAAGGCACCCAAAATACTCAAACCTATACTAACAGGAGTCATCCATTACTAAATTCTGAGGTTCTATGTCCATAGGGTAACTGATCCGCATAATTTTCTAGTGATTGCATGTTTGTGGGTATAACTCCTAAATCAAAACTATCAGAGATGCCAaaagttaaataaataaatgaataaaattgaaagtttctataagaaaaattaaacaagGGTAGAAAGAGAAGCAATGTGCAGGGAGCAAGGTCAAAATAGTCCATGAAACGGGGGCACAACCCTCGTCCAAACATACTAAAGGATTAAATCTGACCTACCTCACATAGTACCGTCAAGAGAAATCTTCACATATTACTTTTACATACAACATTTGTGGAGATCAACCAGTGCATAGCTTGtacaagaaaagaagaaaaatgaaaagaaataccTTGTGAGCTGAAGGAGTAAGTTGTATTATCCTCTTAACAACACGGAGTGCAATGCTTGCCATTGGCAATAGGATCAAAACCTGGTAAAGAAATAAAGCAAATCCTCTTCACTATAAATGCAAATTACAATATCTCATTTGAAGATATATGTTCTTTTCTCCACACTAGAGATATGCGTTTTAATTCAAGAGATAACTTTATAAGCAGCATAATGATGATACGATCTACAAGTATAGCCATACAATGTTTACAAAATCAAATTGCAACAATTACAATAAATAGATAGTAGTTCATGGTTCCCGAACCAAGTGTGCCCAAATTTGAAACACAGTGCCCATATAGGACCACAAACAAGATATACACTACTCCCTCTCCACCAAATAAAACAAGATACACACTACATGGCTTGTACAAAAAAAGGATATACACTATCATATGAATGACGTTATCAAAACGATATACACTGTTATGAGGAATCCAAGTCCAGTATATTTATAACAAGAACATCACACTTGTATACCTTAGGACGAGTAAATCCATGGTCCAGGAAACTATCATCAGTAGGAATTTCATTATTAGCAGTTTCTCGAAGCTTGGACACTTTTGCATCATTCTTGGTTACAAGATCTCTAGTTTTGAAGACATGATTCAGCTgcatataattaattattataagaTGACAATTTCTAAAATAGAACATAAAgatattgatatttttcaaggaataGGAACAAGCACATACACACTGCATAATGTATGCATCCATGACATTTGAGTCTTCTGTAGAGCCTCTGTGATAAAAGGGCTTTTTGTTGCAGTGCAATATATCCCGATAGCTGTTGACTGAGGAACGTGTACACATCGACATAAACACAAAATATCCAAAATGAGTCAACCCATACTACAATTGCAAACTTAAGAAACTTCATGATTACAAATTAGGATAAAGagagaataaataaataaaaaaagaagacaaaatctGGATAcactataaataaaaatagaagacAATCTGGATAAACTACAAACTAGCGAAGATGTCACTTCGCTAAAAACTATACATTTTTCCCCTTTGTTTTGATATCGGGATAaggaaaaatgataaaaaggTAAACCATAGGTAAGGTTaccaaaaatgacaaaacaatAGAAGTTGTAAGAAGCTTACCACtcaagaaaattgaaatgaatgtTTATGGATAGAATTATTTTCCATacaaaaaacaatcaagtattTAGAAATAAGATATCATTAATGCTGGTATATCATGCCCACTTCTTCCCGTATATCCCTTACTGTACATATGACATTTCATACGGTCAATTAATAAAGCCTCATGGATGCTGAAGTTCCACTAATGAAGAATAGGAATGAATCATAACTTGCACTTTCAGTATTCCGATTTAACCTAAGTACAGATTAATTTTCTTGTTCAAAAGCTCCATAAGAAAATGTCAGATAAAATCATGTCAAGTTTATAAGGACATATTTAGCATTAAAATTCCACAGTTGCACAATTATCGAGGTGTGTTTTTGGAACAAAGTTGGGAGATTGAACCCCACCAGctccaataaaaaaattaaaatcatagcAACTATTTAAGATAGTGGGAATTAAGTGGGGACATGTAGAGCTTAATGATATAGATCAAGCCATCGCAATAACAAGTAGCCAGTGTAAGTCAAATTGGGGACTCACACAGGGAGAAGAACAATCTTTCTCTAGATGAATGAAAATCATTTCCTCCAGATCTGCAATAAACATCTAACCAATGCTTATATAACTTTTGCTTCAGACCATAACAAGAGTTGGGGTCGTCATCCTGAAAAAATAatactcaaaaaagaaaaaattaaggGACATATTATGAATATAATTGTGCAAACAGcagaacaagaaaaaaaattaagggacTGTAATGTATACATACTATACTTATGTGAAGGAACAACATGgatcatgtatttaaaaaaattaccaaaaacattaaaatttattGACAAGGAAAAAGTAAAACCCTGAAGGTGAAACACAAGGGATCCATCTCTGCCTAAATAACACTTCAGAAAGTATGAGAGGACCATGAGAATGAATTCATAACCACCCCACACTTTAGATGAATTCAAGCAAAGAGGAACCCCTAAAACTTTGTCGTTTAAGAACAAAACACACCACAATCTGCTCCTTTCCAACAGAAAGTTGATGAGATTTTTTTTGAGAGAAAGGAGTGGTGAGAAGATGGGGATCATAAAATATAGTACATTCTGCaaaacctaaaaacaaaacgaaaaagGGTCGGCCAAAGGAacttgtcaataagaggaatagTGTATTCTTAGGTTTAAGCTTGTGGAGATTTCGATCAAATGTGGTATGTCAATAAGAGTAAGTATGATTTGCTCTAAGAGGTGGTTCTTCCAAAGTGTGAAGAGAGCAACTACTATCATCGCTCCCACTATTAAACAGAAGGAATGATAGATAAGGAAGAACAAAGGTGGATTCTGTTGCCTTTACTCTGGAAGGCGCTTCAATGGACAAAACCAATGCAAAAGAGATCATTTCAAGAGCTTTTACAAACAGACATAAAATGAATATAGTGCAAGTCATAAATGGGTAACATACTTTTGTAAAACACTCTCCTGTTCCTGCCCAGTTGCCCTTTGTCATCCCAACAGCAGGCACCTCCCACTCGTATGTCCACTTCTTTTTTGACAGATTTTCAACCTCAGCTTTTGTTAATTTGTGCCCCCAGTGTATATCAAAGGAACTGCACAATACAAGATATAATAGGGGAATATAAAGTGTATATAAGCATACAATCTGATTTAAAAAAGATGCCAAAATGGGAAGACATACAAACATAAAAGCTAGTGGTGATTACATCAAGCTTAACACGGAATACAATAATAATGTTAACGTATAATATAAATGCAAAATCCAAATGAACAAGATATTTCATGTAAATGCACCTCAAGCACATTGATGGTTCAACAGCAGATTGAGAACTGGTTCCCAGGTCTTGTTCTGCATCCGAATCATGAGTCTCTTCGTCATCAAAAGCAGAGGTCTCCTGGTCATCCTCATTTTCAGAATCTTCACTATGCTCCTCAATTCCTGCCATTTCAGGGTCTTCATCATCAACTCCTATGCAAGTATAGAGAATGAATTAAATAATATGGAGTGCAGCACAATCTAACACAAAAGATCAATCTGACTCTGCTTATGAAGAAGTAAGACTACATCTTAATCCTATATCACATAGGagataaaaacaaaagtaagCACTCATGCTCACTACAGTAATGTATGCCTTCCATACAATATTGATACATGACTATATGAACCTCAACTATGGGCTTTTGGTTACTTATTTAAAATACAAATAATGAAAAAGATTGTGGAATCCAGGAGGCCAGTATCCTTACAACAGGAAATGCACAAGTATTCTCTGCAAAACAATTAGGAGGGCAGAAACAACAAAATTGTTTTCTACTATTTgaatataaaacataaatgtTCTACCTTCTTCATCGTTATCCGCATCCTCTGAGTCACTAGAAGATTCACTTCCATCATCTTCGGAATTTTCAGAGTCACTTATACCTTCTTCTTGTCTTTTTCTATACAAAAAAGAAGTGGATGACGACATGTTAGTTGTAAATTCCTTGAATGAATCAACCAGTTTCAAATTAATAACATTGAGAGAAGAGATTTCCTTTTTTGAACTGCCATAATAATGAACGCACCAAGTTAGATTGCTATCAACTAAACACAGATGTAGCCGCAGGTGTAAATCCAACTTTTTTGagctttatatttttcttagtCACAATGTGCTGACATAACTCATCAAACCAAAATCCAGCAATACAAACAAAATTGAGTCCATAATGAATTGGAAAGGACATCGCAatcctttgttttcttttgctaagTACAGAAGACTACAACATACGGAGAAATTACAAATGTGAAATCCAAAGTGCACCCTAGAAAGGAGTACTTGACTCCTAGAGGCGCCTCAAAACCTtataaaccaaattttatatgCAACCCTTAAACGTCACAGAACAGAGCATAACGAAACTAATAATTGGAGGTCACGTAAGAACCAAAACAAGCTTAAACAACCCAAAAATCACTGCCTTATGCACACTTAATGttggggaaaaaaaaataccttTTAGAGTTTAGCCATATAAGTAGACgctaaaaaaaactgaaaataaaccCAGACTTTGAGAAAACCCTTACCTCAGCTTATATGCAGCAGAAACAGATTTACTAGATGATCCCAGCGTCATTAACAGTTTATCATACATGGATGGCTCCTTATAAACCGTTTCTTCTTCAGAAACCACACCGTTAGATTCTTCGTTTGGTAGTTCCCCTGTATTAGAAAGATCTTGAATGTGAATATGAAAACAGTGCCAATTAAATCAATATCTCCAATTCATTAACCAAATATAGATCCCCTAACGATCACGATTGACAGATCTCCGAAATCCTCACAAGGAGTATCCAGATTCCATAGAAAAATATCTCCAGAGGCATAACCACAGGTGTTTTGGTGACTCGCAAGGTTGAAAACAGTAAAAAAGCGTAGTACCGTGTATCCAAAAACAAGAATGACAAATGAGAACGGTAAAAACTGAGATTGCAAGCTTTTGAAGCAAACAAGGAATGCGTGTAATTACACAGTGAATCAGAACAGGTAGAAGATGGAGAGGAACCAGAGGACTGTTGATTTTGCagaattgtagagagagaaagaggggagagagaggggggatTGGGGTTTtaagttgtggtggtggtgttgggGAAGAAGATGTTAGGCGAGGAATACAGCGATGAGACTCGTCTGCTGCGATCCTCCAGCAACATTATCAAAGACAACAACGCTGGAGTTTCGGCAGAGACAGCGACTTGGAAGCTCAAGAGGGATTAATAAGCAGCAGGAGAAGCAGTATTAGTCCAACCAGTAGAAGAGGAGGAGTCGGTGGCTTCAAAGATCTGCTGATCAAGCATTTGGACGGCGTAGGGGGGCTTTCCGGCCACCATCTCAGCATCAAGTGTGGCCGAGATAATTCCCCAAATCACGGCGGCAGAGAGGTTAGAGGTCAGCTTTCCGCTGTAGATCACCCCCACCATCATAATCAGCATCATCAGATTCAGCAGCAGGTAACAATTGGGTGGAAACTCTCAAAACAGATACAAAGGGGGAAAAAGGCCAACTCTCTTCAAAGACCAAAGGTTAAAATTAACACGAATTCGGACTTCAGAAACACtataaaaaggtaaaaatacCTGAGGAAGTGGACGCGGGACTGTGTGcaacattttcttcttcaagACGACGACTTTTCTTGCCCGTGTTGAACCTGTTGGGCATTTTGCGTTTTCCAAATCCTGCTAAGGAAACACAACAATGTCTGGCCAGTAAGTATTGCAATGGAAACGAAGGGGAAGCTACAGATtgaacaaaaattcaatttcaatGATGCAATGGAGACAAAGAATCATGCTAATTCAGTTCATGGGCAAGGAACCAAACAAAAACTTACCTAGGTTCTTGCCGGATTGTTTTCCCATGTTGAGACGAAAAAGAAAACCGGAAATTTCAAACCAGAAAATCCCTCAATTCGAGTACAGACTTGGTGTTTCGGTTAAAGCGACCGGATGAGGATGAGGGTTTGTCCGAGATGAAGCCTGAGGTCGTTTAATTTATAGTCAAACAGAATGCCAAAGCATGAACAGAACATAGCAAACAAATTTTAATTCTACAAAAACGAAAAAGGAATTAAAttttctccaccattttttcCACAATAAATTTTCAGCTAGAACTTTGCATCATCAGTCTCTGATAAACTAAGTTTTGACAAATTATGTATAGAATTCCAATTCCATGGTTCGGAACACTCAAAATACCAAATTCAAATCAGAAACGGGAAAATTCGGAGTTTGGGGGCTTACGTTCTGCCTCGCGGTGGTGAAGGCGGGCTCTTGCAACTGCGTTGGGAGGAGACCTACTGGTTTAACGCGTAAGTGAGGAGGAAATCGAGGTTTTTGGGGTTCaaggatttttattttattttagtttgggtttagggtttaagaaCGAGGTAGAGGTGGGTCTTAAATTTCAAGTAGACCATGGCCACTCCAACAAAACGTGCATAACTTGTTATAATTTCGAATTGAGTTCTATTTGCAGCCACGTGTTTGTAAAAATGAGTATTAttcaaaaatagtaaaataagagTGGAAAATTTTGAGGTCCACGTGGAAGGCCTACATGGCATCGTAGGGgtattttgataatttcactACTATTAAGAATAAAATATGATAAATCTCGAGAATGGATGTCACAGTAACTCAAGCATAGCaacccaaaaaaattcaaattcttaatttcttctttgggtaaattacatagtagcccctcaggtttgaggtttattacaatctcatacaacatctttaaaacatttcactttcatacctcaagtactattttatttcaatttcatacatgtggatgcaaattttctcctcttcgatcttggacgattttgcacctacaaaacaactagcaccttaggttaaggccaaaagcctcacgcgcccacgatgaatggggggggctttggccgaagaacctccgatgccaaagttagaaatttagagagaaatagtgtttagagtgttttggaatttttgcaagaggtttggaatgagtgtttggtaaaaatgggtgactatttaTAGGACCAAATTGGTCCACATCTTCAAGAAATGGCCGGCCCTTTTTGTGTGCTTTGGGATGAATTTTGTGGTTTTATTAGCcactttattggctaataaaatataatagaaataaatgggAAGTTACCCCATTGAATGACTAGCATTATTTGGCTAATAAAGTGGAAGAAATTTGAAAAGGTGTGGAGCAAAGAAAGGGAATGTGGCCGGTCTACTAAGTgggattttagggtttattttaggtttaattagccaattaattggctaattaaatatgaaaggaaatgtTTTTGTGCTTTATGGTGTTGATTGGCTAATAAAAGGGAAGAGATGatggaaaaggtagaaaaaatgTGATGtattaggttttgaatggggTAGCCGGCCCTATtctattttttaggtttgaatggatgtttcaaattgatattaaaggatgattttaggagatatgggaagaatatattattttagataaataatatattaggaaaattaaattttggaaataattacctaaaataagataatttggaattggttacctcttctggagcatttttgatttggttgaggatgattaccctctacttgcgcgtaggaatcccggtatgcctcaagggtatttttgtcctctttcgttcaaaagtccacgtgtcgcttagtgaatatttttggctccacaatgcaaccgttagattttctaTCTATTAAtctattaaatgctgacgtggctgacacatttgtgccacgtggcaaaaaaaatttaatttttttttaaaacctgaatcttcaacaaaaaaaaaaaaaaaaaaaaaccgaaacccaGTTCGTCTTCCCCATCCCTTCTCCCCACCCGAGCACACCCCTAACCCAGAATCCCATTCCCCCAGCCTCCCCCACtgtcttcacctcccctcccatccaaAAAACCCAGTTCATCTTCCCCACCCGAGCACACCCcgtatttcaatttcatatagcCGTGTCGGATTCACCAACAAAAAATTAGCAGAAGGGAAAACTCCTCAGGGTTACATGTTGAGTAGGTTTCTCTCCAGTCCAACGGCGTAAGACTACGGGTGTTGATCTTTGAACCCACTCTCGAAGCACGTGGTGACGCTGGACTCATCCAAGTTCATGGACGGGGTTCCCGGTCGTCGGGTCTCCAGTTTGGGCTTGGGTTTGAAAGACAGGGTCGGGGTCAACTGGAGATCCAGATCCGCGTGTTGCTGAAGTTGAAGTAACTTGGTGGAGGACTCGTCGGCTGCAGCAGATCGCTTGAGTTTCGACAATGAGGCCCTGGCAGACCAAGAATTGGTGAATCGAAAAGAAGAACCGAAGTTGTGACTCGGATCTCGAAGCCTCCACATGTCCATAAAGACAGTGATGCTACCGAAATCGGCTTGGAAGGCCTTGTCAGGAGTGGACGCTCTGCTGAGGAGCTTGGGAATCGGCCGGATCGTATCGCCGCGAATGACGGTCTCAACGACAGCCTGGtttgaaaaacttttttttttattgggatTCT encodes the following:
- the LOC126616392 gene encoding protein NUCLEOLAR FACTOR 1 isoform X1, encoding MGKQSGKNLAGFGKRKMPNRFNTGKKSRRLEEENVAHSPASTSSGELPNEESNGVVSEEETVYKEPSMYDKLLMTLGSSSKSVSAAYKLRKRQEEGISDSENSEDDGSESSSDSEDADNDEEGVDDEDPEMAGIEEHSEDSENEDDQETSAFDDEETHDSDAEQDLGTSSQSAVEPSMCLSSFDIHWGHKLTKAEVENLSKKKWTYEWEVPAVGMTKGNWAGTGECFTKDDDPNSCYGLKQKLYKHWLDVYCRSGGNDFHSSRERLFFSLFNSYRDILHCNKKPFYHRGSTEDSNVMDAYIMQCLNHVFKTRDLVTKNDAKVSKLRETANNEIPTDDSFLDHGFTRPKVLILLPMASIALRVVKRIIQLTPSAHKVNVEHMDRFSREFGTDDHEDEKEITPPGLEILKPHKSSKPSDFQVLFGGNSKDDFMVGIKFTKRSIKLYGDFYTSDIIVASSVGLLKKIDEAKLNKEKDVDYLSSIEVLVIDHADVITMQNWDFLKSVVEQLNHIPSKQHGTDVMRIRPWYLDGYAPFYRQTILLSCYSNPDINNLFNKHCSNYHGKVKLVHEHKGVLPKVVLQVRQIYQRFDADSIEHFDDARFEYFTTKVFPKIKDSVEGGIMIFISSYFEYVRVRNFLKSQSASFCLLHEYAQQSDISRARVRFFEGKRKIMLYTERSHFYHRYKIRGIQNLIIYSLPERKEFYPEVVNMLDGSNDMACTVLFSQFDLLRLERIVGLASAKRMLASKMKMFSFS
- the LOC126616392 gene encoding protein NUCLEOLAR FACTOR 1 isoform X3 gives rise to the protein MGKQSGKNLAGFGKRKMPNRFNTGKKSRRLEEENVAHSPASTSSGELPNEESNGVVSEEETVYKEPSMYDKLLMTLGSSSKSVSAAYKLRKRQEEGISDSENSEDDGSESSSDSEDADNDEEGIEEHSEDSENEDDQETSAFDDEETHDSDAEQDLGTSSQSAVEPSMCLSSFDIHWGHKLTKAEVENLSKKKWTYEWEVPAVGMTKGNWAGTGECFTKDDDPNSCYGLKQKLYKHWLDVYCRSGGNDFHSSRERLFFSLFNSYRDILHCNKKPFYHRGSTEDSNVMDAYIMQCLNHVFKTRDLVTKNDAKVSKLRETANNEIPTDDSFLDHGFTRPKVLILLPMASIALRVVKRIIQLTPSAHKVNVEHMDRFSREFGTDDHEDEKEITPPGLEILKPHKSSKPSDFQVLFGGNSKDDFMVGIKFTKRSIKLYGDFYTSDIIVASSVGLLKKIDEAKLNKEKDVDYLSSIEVLVIDHADVITMQNWDFLKSVVEQLNHIPSKQHGTDVMRIRPWYLDGYAPFYRQTILLSCYSNPDINNLFNKHCSNYHGKVKLVHEHKGVLPKVVLQVRQIYQRFDADSIEHFDDARFEYFTTKVFPKIKDSVEGGIMIFISSYFEYVRVRNFLKSQSASFCLLHEYAQQSDISRARVRFFEGKRKIMLYTERSHFYHRYKIRGIQNLIIYSLPERKEFYPEVVNMLDGSNDMACTVLFSQFDLLRLERIVGLASAKRMLASKMKMFSFS
- the LOC126616392 gene encoding protein NUCLEOLAR FACTOR 1 isoform X2 encodes the protein MGKQSGKNLGFGKRKMPNRFNTGKKSRRLEEENVAHSPASTSSGELPNEESNGVVSEEETVYKEPSMYDKLLMTLGSSSKSVSAAYKLRKRQEEGISDSENSEDDGSESSSDSEDADNDEEGVDDEDPEMAGIEEHSEDSENEDDQETSAFDDEETHDSDAEQDLGTSSQSAVEPSMCLSSFDIHWGHKLTKAEVENLSKKKWTYEWEVPAVGMTKGNWAGTGECFTKDDDPNSCYGLKQKLYKHWLDVYCRSGGNDFHSSRERLFFSLFNSYRDILHCNKKPFYHRGSTEDSNVMDAYIMQCLNHVFKTRDLVTKNDAKVSKLRETANNEIPTDDSFLDHGFTRPKVLILLPMASIALRVVKRIIQLTPSAHKVNVEHMDRFSREFGTDDHEDEKEITPPGLEILKPHKSSKPSDFQVLFGGNSKDDFMVGIKFTKRSIKLYGDFYTSDIIVASSVGLLKKIDEAKLNKEKDVDYLSSIEVLVIDHADVITMQNWDFLKSVVEQLNHIPSKQHGTDVMRIRPWYLDGYAPFYRQTILLSCYSNPDINNLFNKHCSNYHGKVKLVHEHKGVLPKVVLQVRQIYQRFDADSIEHFDDARFEYFTTKVFPKIKDSVEGGIMIFISSYFEYVRVRNFLKSQSASFCLLHEYAQQSDISRARVRFFEGKRKIMLYTERSHFYHRYKIRGIQNLIIYSLPERKEFYPEVVNMLDGSNDMACTVLFSQFDLLRLERIVGLASAKRMLASKMKMFSFS